Sequence from the Erythrobacter insulae genome:
TGAAACCGATATGCTGCCCGGCGAAATCACAGGCGGTAAACTGGCCAGCGCCGGTCAAGGTTTTACCGCCATGATGGGCGTCCCGCTGCGAGAAGCGCGTGAGAGTTTCGAGCGCGAATATCTGGCAATCCAGATCAGACGGTTTTCCGGCAATATCTCCAAAACCGCGACATTTATCGGGATGGAACGATCAGCCTTGCATAGAAAATTGAAATTGCTCGGAATGGCGGAAAGGCGCGATAGTGCCCGAAAAGAATAGGGCCAGACTTAAAACTTTCTGATTTTTCAAAAATTCAAGCATTGCCGCACAGCTCCGCAATCGCCATTATGGGTCTAGACATAGCAAACGGGTGGGCTGTTTGATTGTGTCTGCACCGCGGACCGTAATGGCGGCCGCCAATAATTGGAGCATGAAACATGTCGAACGGACGGACTCTCTCTCCTCGTCCAGAAAGCAGCAGTGATAATGCACCGGCGGAACGCGGCGGAAGCCAGCGACCAACGGGCAAAGGAAACCTTCAGGATGCATTCCTGAATTTGCTGCGAAGAAACAAAACCCCAGTCACGATGTTCCTTGTTAAAGGCGTGAAGCTGCAAGGTATTGTCACCTGGTTTGATAATTTTTCGATCCTGCTGCGCCGCGATGGGCAGTCTCAATTGGTCTATAAGCATGCAATCTCAACGATTATGCCAGGCCAACCGTTAGACGCTGAACAATTTGCAAATCGCCCCGGAAACAAGAAACAACCCCTGCTTCAGGACATATTCCTTGAGCGTGTCAGCGATGCGCGCGTTCAGGTGACGATGTTCCTTGTAAACGGTGTAATGCTACAAGGGCGCCTCGCAGCCTATGATCTGTTCTGCATGTTGTTAGAACGCGACGGAGCAGTCCAGCTGGCTTACAAACATGCGGTATCGACCATTCAACCAGTCAGTCATGTCGATTTGAGCAGTGACGGTTTTGAAGATGATGATGATGGGATTGAAGACTGAGCTTCGATGATGATCTGATGGACGAGGTAACCCGCGGAGCGCGGGCCCTTGTATTATGTCCGGACATACGATCCTTACGTTATGATCTTGATGCTCGCGAAAGGCTTGAAGAGGCTCAAGGCCTAGCCCTGGCCATTAGCGTGGTTATTGCCCATTCTGAAATCCTTCCGATCCGTCAAATGCAGCCCAACACCTTGTTCGGTTCCGGTCAGGTTCAAAACATTGCGACGCTGTGTGAATTGCACGAATGTGAATTGGTCGTGGTCGACGGGGCTCTGACCCCGATCCAGCAGCGCAATTTGGAAGAAACTCTCAAACGCAAGGTCATCGATCGAACCGGACTGATCCTGGAGATATTCGGAGAACGTGCGGCGACGGCAGAAGGTCGCCTGCAAGTTGAACTTGCGCACCTCGATTACCAACAGAGCCGATTGGTGCGAAGCTGGACCCATCTTGAAAGGCAGCGCGGCGGCTTTGGCTTCCTCGGCGGGCCGGGTGAAACGCAAATCGAAGCTGACAGGCGCATGATCCGGCAACGCATGAGCCGCCTGCGCAGAGAGCTGGAGCAGGTCCGCAAAACGCGCGCGCTGCACCGCGAACGCAGGGGCAGGGCACCGTGGCCCGTGATCGCCCTGGTTGGCTACACCAATGCTGGAAAATCCACCTTGTTCAATCGCCTGACCGGCGCTGATGTGATGGCAGAAGACCTGCTTTTCGCGACGCTTGATCCGACAATGCGCGCGATCAGTCTGGCGGGAGTGGAAAAGGCGATTCTTTCTGACACGGTCGGCTTCATTTCTGACCTACCAACGCAGCTGGTCGCAGCGTTTCGGGCGACTTTGGAAGAAGTGACCGGAGCCGATATAATTTGTCACGTTCGCGACATGTCAAACCCAGCCCACGCTGCCCAGAAAAAACAGGTGATGGACGTTCTGGCCGATCTGGACGTCGTCGACCGAGAAACTGGCCATAGTGAAATTCCAATTCTCGAAATTTGGAACAAGGCCGATCTTTTGGATGAAGGCCGCGCCGCCGAACTGGCAGAGGCCGCCGCCGCGCAGGACGCTGTGCTAATTTCGGCATCAACCGGTGCAGGGTTGGATGATTTCTCCGCCAGAATTGCCGAAATGCTGACGGCGACAGCCAAAGAAGTAACTGTGACAATCCCGGCGAGTGACGGGCGGAAGCTCGCATGGCTTCATGCTCATGGTGATGTCTTGTCAGACGAAGAAGCCGGGGAAGGGGAGCAGGGCCCGATGCGAAAGATTACCGTGCGCCTTAACCCTAAGGAATTGGGACAGTATCGCAGTTTAGGCCTTTGAATTTTCGTCTTTTTTGACGGTTTGCCAAAGCGCCTCTTTATCAGCAAGAGAAAGGTCGGCAAAGCCGCTTCCAGCAAGAGCTTCCATCGCGACAAACCGTCGTTCAAATTTACGATTGGCAGCTTTTAACGCATCTTCGGCAGAGATATCGTGCGCTCGTAGATAATTGACCACTGCGAATAATAGGTCTCCTGCCTCTTCAATCTCATTCTCTTGTGAGCTGGCAGATTTAAGCTCTTCAATTTCTTCGTATATTTTGGCTTCTGAGCCCGATGAATCAGGCCAGTCAAATCCGGTCCTCGCTGCTCGTTTTTGCAGCTTCTGGGCGCGCATTAAGGCTGGCAGCGCAATCGCAACCCCGTCTAATGCGCTGGTCGCGCCTTTCTCTTTGCGCTCAACCTCCTTGAGGTTTTCCCATCGGGCTTCGCCCATGGTTCCCGTCTCATCGCCGAAGATGTGCGGATGCCGGGCCTCCATTTTATCACTGATGCCGCGCGCGACATCATCGAATCCAAATTGTCCGGCCTCGTCAGCCATTTGCGCGTGGAAAACGACCTGGA
This genomic interval carries:
- the mazG gene encoding nucleoside triphosphate pyrophosphohydrolase, giving the protein MSEGAPLNDKASQIERLLAIMATLRDPTQGCDWDRAQNFASIAPYTIEEAYEVADAIKREDMAELRSELGDLLFQVVFHAQMADEAGQFGFDDVARGISDKMEARHPHIFGDETGTMGEARWENLKEVERKEKGATSALDGVAIALPALMRAQKLQKRAARTGFDWPDSSGSEAKIYEEIEELKSASSQENEIEEAGDLLFAVVNYLRAHDISAEDALKAANRKFERRFVAMEALAGSGFADLSLADKEALWQTVKKDENSKA
- the hflX gene encoding GTPase HflX, which translates into the protein MDEVTRGARALVLCPDIRSLRYDLDARERLEEAQGLALAISVVIAHSEILPIRQMQPNTLFGSGQVQNIATLCELHECELVVVDGALTPIQQRNLEETLKRKVIDRTGLILEIFGERAATAEGRLQVELAHLDYQQSRLVRSWTHLERQRGGFGFLGGPGETQIEADRRMIRQRMSRLRRELEQVRKTRALHRERRGRAPWPVIALVGYTNAGKSTLFNRLTGADVMAEDLLFATLDPTMRAISLAGVEKAILSDTVGFISDLPTQLVAAFRATLEEVTGADIICHVRDMSNPAHAAQKKQVMDVLADLDVVDRETGHSEIPILEIWNKADLLDEGRAAELAEAAAAQDAVLISASTGAGLDDFSARIAEMLTATAKEVTVTIPASDGRKLAWLHAHGDVLSDEEAGEGEQGPMRKITVRLNPKELGQYRSLGL
- the hfq gene encoding RNA chaperone Hfq produces the protein MSNGRTLSPRPESSSDNAPAERGGSQRPTGKGNLQDAFLNLLRRNKTPVTMFLVKGVKLQGIVTWFDNFSILLRRDGQSQLVYKHAISTIMPGQPLDAEQFANRPGNKKQPLLQDIFLERVSDARVQVTMFLVNGVMLQGRLAAYDLFCMLLERDGAVQLAYKHAVSTIQPVSHVDLSSDGFEDDDDGIED